The following coding sequences are from one Arthrobacter crystallopoietes window:
- a CDS encoding mycoredoxin, protein MEYTPEAGTITMFSTSWCGYCRRLKTQLDAKGIGYTEINIENVPGTAELVEQINEGNQTVPTVLFPDGSSATNPSLAEVQERLAA, encoded by the coding sequence TTGGAATACACCCCGGAAGCCGGCACCATCACCATGTTCTCCACATCCTGGTGCGGCTACTGCCGCCGGCTGAAGACACAGCTGGATGCGAAGGGCATCGGCTACACGGAGATCAACATCGAGAACGTGCCGGGCACCGCGGAGCTGGTGGAACAGATCAACGAGGGCAACCAGACGGTGCCGACCGTGCTCTTCCCCGATGGCAGCAGTGCAACCAACCCCTCACTCGCCGAAGTACAGGAACGCCTCGCGGCCTGA
- a CDS encoding lipoate--protein ligase family protein, whose product MTGPAPDAAWRLDWTRQESSFGAREDLLYGLSMLDAAKRGRLGPALRLYRPVPTVAFGQRDAHLPGFEEAAARCRALGFEPLVRKAGGRAAAYHQGCLVLDHVEPERDAIVGAKSRFSQFGELLAEGLRDAGLIARVGEITGEYCPGEFSIHGEHPEDATVQIKLVGTAQRVVSGAWLFSSVVVVENSAPLREVLIQSYDALGLDWDPRTAGAAEDLVPGLDVDQVEQALLGAFGTYAQTREIPFAELASVAEVPGSAP is encoded by the coding sequence GTGACCGGGCCTGCGCCTGATGCCGCTTGGCGGCTGGACTGGACGCGGCAGGAATCTTCCTTCGGTGCGAGGGAAGACCTGCTGTACGGGTTGAGCATGCTGGATGCCGCCAAGAGGGGCCGGCTGGGGCCTGCCCTGCGGCTGTACCGTCCCGTGCCGACCGTTGCTTTCGGCCAGCGGGATGCGCACCTGCCCGGGTTCGAAGAAGCCGCCGCGCGCTGCCGTGCCCTGGGTTTTGAGCCGCTGGTCCGTAAGGCCGGCGGACGTGCTGCCGCCTACCATCAGGGATGCCTGGTACTGGACCATGTGGAGCCCGAACGCGATGCGATTGTCGGGGCCAAAAGCAGGTTCTCCCAGTTTGGTGAACTCCTGGCCGAGGGACTGCGGGATGCGGGCCTGATCGCGCGGGTCGGAGAAATTACGGGGGAGTACTGCCCCGGGGAGTTCAGCATCCACGGCGAACATCCGGAGGACGCCACGGTCCAGATCAAGCTGGTGGGAACTGCGCAGCGGGTTGTTTCGGGAGCCTGGCTGTTTTCCTCCGTCGTCGTTGTTGAAAATTCCGCCCCGCTGCGCGAAGTGCTCATCCAAAGCTACGATGCGCTCGGCCTGGACTGGGATCCGCGCACTGCCGGTGCGGCGGAGGACCTGGTGCCGGGACTGGATGTGGACCAGGTCGAGCAGGCGCTGCTCGGTGCGTTCGGTACCTATGCGCAGACGCGGGAAATACCGTTCGCCGAGCTTGCATCCGTGGCCGAGGTTCCCGGGTCCGCTCCGTAA
- a CDS encoding MBL fold metallo-hydrolase, translating to MSVKIENLVTSGTFSLDGGTWDVDNNVWIVGNAEEAIIIDPAHNPEAVAQAVEGRTVKAILLTHGHDDHIRAVGEVRDLVKAPVYLHAADRMLWDAIFPDSAPDHEIKDGDTFQVAGAELRALHTPGHSPGSVCFHLESENVLFSGDTMFNGGPGATGRSYSSFETIIDSIKSRLLTLPAETKVNTGHGDSTSIGAEAPQLDEWIARGH from the coding sequence ATGAGCGTGAAGATCGAAAACCTTGTCACCTCCGGGACCTTTTCGCTGGATGGCGGCACCTGGGACGTAGACAACAATGTGTGGATCGTCGGCAATGCCGAAGAAGCCATCATCATTGATCCGGCGCACAACCCGGAAGCCGTGGCCCAGGCCGTGGAGGGCCGGACGGTCAAAGCCATCCTGCTGACCCACGGCCACGACGACCACATCCGTGCCGTCGGCGAAGTGCGGGACCTGGTGAAGGCACCGGTCTACCTGCATGCAGCCGACCGCATGCTGTGGGACGCCATCTTCCCGGACTCCGCACCGGACCATGAGATCAAGGACGGCGATACCTTCCAGGTAGCCGGGGCGGAACTGCGAGCGCTGCACACTCCGGGCCACTCCCCCGGATCCGTCTGCTTCCATCTGGAGTCGGAGAACGTACTGTTCAGCGGCGACACCATGTTCAACGGCGGCCCCGGCGCAACCGGACGAAGCTACTCCAGCTTCGAGACCATCATCGATTCCATCAAGTCGCGTCTGCTGACGCTGCCGGCGGAGACGAAGGTGAACACCGGACACGGCGATTCAACCAGCATCGGCGCCGAGGCACCGCAGCTGGACGAGTGGATCGCCCGCGGCCACTGA
- a CDS encoding FG-GAP-like repeat-containing protein, translating into MSLAPRAELQPSPTRKRIVTSLTAAAMLAAAFTPLAAIPAHAELAGRGEVDPQHGYPTWYSDGTVKLKYCYTAEDGCVSTPPNSGPASYPDNFPDEAFWFHAEASGGNLGLYEAALEGAHANEVVVDGDQMGFARLRFRLENLVIGAQYTITHPYGVHTFEAVDEDGVGIIEQTIDEGCDPEAGGPCNWDSVGAAFLGDYQLGTTATFLRQINAPAGRLGDPAIPAPVTGAPSGNNFVQVTGPNAGGPGVNTLTVDTFGIQGVISEEVDGAPSTPDLASASDSGRSATDNTTNVATPTFAGSLPANTSGTVDLIVDDAATPAVSAASTGSSYSLALTTPLSDGVHRIRARIANPAFATDPAAPEFLTSTPVTITVDTVAPTATISAPVPSNPSADTTPSFNFGSNETNSSYDCRLLPSNDVWEANCASGKTYDAQVNGVYTFNVRAVDMAGNVGTPAAHGWGIGTTAGPMGTGIQKDMNGDTNPDYIGRTSDGKLWFYPGTNNGRLNPRVNIGNSGWNAMTSLLMPGDFNGDTRSDLIASDTSGRLWLYAGAGDGRLSGRTLIGASGWNSMSELVVPGDFNGDTAPDLLARDSAGKLWLYPNNGSGGFNTKSVAGASGWNAMTELAGVGTFDAGTTNDMIARDSNGRLYLYKGNGTGGFSARAMIGSSGWNSMTSLVGPGAFDTGANNDVIARHTDGRLWLYPGNGSGLGSRIQIGHGFNIFTMIAQ; encoded by the coding sequence ATGTCACTCGCACCCAGGGCAGAGTTACAACCCAGCCCGACCCGGAAACGTATTGTCACTTCCCTGACGGCTGCCGCCATGCTGGCGGCTGCCTTCACCCCGCTTGCCGCGATACCGGCGCACGCCGAACTCGCGGGAAGGGGCGAGGTGGACCCGCAGCACGGGTACCCCACCTGGTACTCCGACGGAACCGTCAAACTCAAGTACTGCTATACGGCGGAAGACGGTTGCGTCTCCACTCCGCCGAACTCCGGTCCCGCTTCCTACCCGGACAACTTCCCCGACGAAGCCTTCTGGTTCCACGCGGAGGCGAGCGGCGGAAACCTCGGCCTGTACGAAGCTGCCCTCGAGGGCGCGCACGCCAATGAGGTAGTCGTTGACGGGGACCAAATGGGCTTTGCCCGGCTCCGGTTCCGCCTCGAAAACCTCGTTATCGGCGCGCAATACACCATTACCCACCCCTACGGCGTCCACACCTTTGAAGCGGTTGATGAGGACGGCGTAGGCATCATCGAACAAACCATCGATGAAGGTTGCGACCCTGAAGCCGGCGGTCCATGCAACTGGGATTCCGTCGGTGCCGCCTTCCTCGGCGATTACCAGCTAGGCACTACCGCGACCTTCCTCCGCCAGATCAATGCACCCGCAGGGCGGCTCGGAGATCCCGCCATTCCCGCCCCCGTTACAGGCGCACCGTCCGGCAACAACTTCGTGCAGGTGACCGGGCCTAACGCCGGAGGCCCGGGGGTAAACACCCTCACGGTTGACACCTTCGGCATCCAAGGCGTCATTTCCGAGGAAGTCGACGGGGCACCCAGCACGCCGGATCTGGCATCCGCCAGTGACAGCGGGCGGTCCGCCACGGACAACACCACTAATGTCGCCACACCGACGTTTGCCGGCAGCCTCCCTGCCAATACCAGCGGCACAGTGGATCTGATTGTCGACGACGCGGCCACACCTGCTGTTTCCGCTGCCAGCACAGGCAGCAGCTACAGCCTCGCGCTGACCACCCCGTTGAGCGACGGCGTCCACCGGATCCGGGCACGTATCGCCAACCCGGCGTTCGCCACGGATCCGGCAGCACCGGAGTTCCTGACGTCGACCCCGGTGACCATCACGGTAGACACCGTTGCTCCGACGGCCACCATTTCCGCACCGGTGCCGTCCAATCCCTCCGCAGATACGACGCCGTCGTTCAACTTCGGCAGCAACGAGACCAACAGCTCCTACGATTGCCGACTGCTGCCATCCAACGATGTCTGGGAGGCAAACTGCGCTTCGGGCAAGACGTACGACGCCCAGGTGAACGGGGTGTACACGTTCAACGTCCGCGCCGTTGATATGGCCGGTAACGTCGGGACGCCAGCCGCTCATGGCTGGGGAATCGGCACCACGGCAGGCCCCATGGGAACCGGCATCCAGAAGGACATGAACGGCGACACGAACCCGGACTACATCGGCCGCACCAGCGATGGCAAGCTCTGGTTCTACCCGGGCACGAATAATGGCCGTCTCAATCCGCGCGTCAATATTGGCAACAGCGGATGGAACGCCATGACCTCGCTGCTGATGCCAGGTGACTTCAATGGCGACACCAGGTCGGACCTGATTGCCAGCGACACCTCCGGCAGGCTGTGGCTGTACGCAGGCGCAGGCGACGGCCGGCTTTCGGGCCGCACTCTGATCGGTGCAAGTGGCTGGAACTCGATGTCGGAGCTCGTCGTTCCGGGCGACTTCAATGGCGACACCGCTCCTGATCTGCTCGCTCGTGACAGCGCCGGCAAGTTGTGGCTCTACCCGAACAACGGCAGCGGCGGCTTCAATACCAAGTCTGTGGCCGGTGCCAGCGGCTGGAACGCCATGACCGAACTCGCCGGCGTCGGAACCTTCGATGCAGGCACCACGAACGACATGATCGCACGGGACAGCAACGGCCGGCTCTACCTGTACAAGGGCAACGGAACCGGTGGCTTCAGTGCACGGGCCATGATCGGTTCAAGCGGCTGGAACTCCATGACCTCGCTGGTTGGACCGGGCGCGTTCGATACGGGCGCCAACAATGATGTGATCGCCCGTCACACGGACGGCCGGCTCTGGCTCTACCCGGGCAACGGCAGCGGCCTGGGCTCCCGTATCCAGATTGGGCATGGGTTCAACATCTTCACCATGATCGCCCAGTAA
- a CDS encoding DUF427 domain-containing protein has translation MVKATWNGAVIAESGETVMVEGNHYFPRGSVNDEFLLPSDRTTECVWKGTAHYYSLQVAGERNADAAWYYPNPSHDAGNIRGHVAFWNGVTVGD, from the coding sequence ATGGTCAAGGCGACCTGGAACGGAGCCGTCATTGCCGAATCCGGCGAGACGGTCATGGTAGAGGGCAACCACTACTTTCCCCGCGGAAGCGTGAACGACGAGTTCCTGCTCCCCAGCGACCGGACTACCGAATGCGTCTGGAAAGGCACGGCGCACTACTACAGCCTTCAGGTCGCGGGGGAGCGCAATGCTGACGCCGCCTGGTACTACCCAAATCCAAGTCACGACGCCGGAAACATCCGTGGCCACGTTGCGTTCTGGAACGGAGTCACCGTTGGCGACTGA
- a CDS encoding DUF6504 family protein: MGVFSESVEVVCSPAGQPIRLRWQNRTWHIAAEPVRWYERRKWWAEELRAERGRGAGLVDHEIWRVQARLNSRSELRTLDLSHQADTGRWRLIRVHEALQRLSA, translated from the coding sequence ATGGGTGTTTTCAGCGAATCAGTAGAAGTTGTTTGTTCTCCTGCCGGCCAGCCGATCAGATTGCGATGGCAGAACCGGACCTGGCACATCGCAGCGGAACCGGTGCGTTGGTATGAGCGGCGAAAATGGTGGGCCGAAGAGCTCCGGGCGGAACGCGGCAGGGGAGCGGGACTGGTGGACCATGAAATCTGGCGGGTCCAGGCACGGCTGAACAGCCGCTCCGAACTGCGCACGCTTGATCTTTCCCATCAGGCAGATACCGGACGCTGGCGGCTGATCAGGGTCCATGAGGCACTGCAGCGCCTGAGCGCTTAA
- a CDS encoding DNA polymerase III subunit alpha: MSFTHLHVSSAFSAHYGVSWPDELVAAAADDGADALACTDRDGLYGTVKHVKACLAAGIDPIVGVDLALHGSQGQSTGRVVVLAHGHNNGRGYHALCRLISDAHEGTASGRGAKGREPGVGIVQIAHRATGSPESSDAGSPAVLTVLLGPYSDVGQALRHRRYAEARRLAGRWRSIMPAGSLVLEVVNHLSPPGDNLSTAHAVRMLKLAADLDLPAVLTNAARYRQVDDAATADVLDSVRALTALAKLPDLQPNGQGWLKSSAQMQVLAYETAQEAGTGRAGAGELLAMTETVADRCRMDPYQDMGYKNPVVPEASVIGIGQDPVTELIQRCETGITARFPGISGKAEHELRDRLAHELGIITRLGFASYFLTVAEVSKIITDMGVRASARGSGASSLVNYLLYISHVNPLAHGLIFERFLSRDRSTLPDIDIDVESAERHNVYRQIFERFGDRRVTLMSMQNGYRARGAVRDAGLALGMEEEDISGIAKQLWRFSARKFREAMEEKPELRDFSAQVEQNKQLDLLVDVTERLDRLPRHISMHPCGVILGDESLLDRTPVQPSGLGLPMSQFDKHDMDPMGMLKLDVLGVRMQSSMAYAVNEIVRIHSGKAAVTAAGNHPVDAGGNGPGYIAEDGRINLEAVPLDDEETFELIRSTHTLGCFQIESPGQRELVGKMAPRNFNDLIIDISLFRPGPMKSDMVRPFLEQRHGWAPENYPHADLETVLKETHGVTVFHEQVLRTFDVFTGCGLARADEFRRLLGDEGAEPTVEEYFRRQAMERGYSMDTIDKIWSTLKAFGSFGFCKAHGAAFAVPTYQSAWLKAHHPEAFLAGLWEHDPGMYPRRLLVAEARRMGIPILPLDINRSADMYRVERMPAANGEPEKLGIRLSLAGIYGLSAAELKRIVAGQPYDSLADLRARAKVSRPTLKRLAKLGAFDELNHLAGRKGTSTRADLVHHLDKPPVRPVPRRYEPIDGQLSFPLGDLELSNLKTCLPEPTMLEKVRTELDLLAVDVSAHLMDSYAPLLKELKVTAAKDLLSLRNGTQVLVAGIRVATQTPPMRGGRRVVFISVDDGTGCVDCTFFHEAQDKAGPLLFGTRLLLIQGLTRRTGPRGMSLQATDAWDLSRPETLPLVRPAETPVSAHEQPHLQLPDRAMLVGLNISG, encoded by the coding sequence ATGAGCTTTACCCACTTGCATGTTTCATCGGCCTTCAGCGCCCACTATGGCGTGTCCTGGCCGGATGAACTGGTGGCGGCGGCGGCCGACGACGGTGCGGATGCCTTGGCATGCACTGACCGGGATGGACTGTACGGAACGGTCAAACATGTCAAAGCCTGTCTGGCCGCCGGGATTGATCCGATTGTGGGGGTAGACCTCGCCCTCCATGGTTCCCAGGGGCAAAGCACTGGCCGGGTAGTTGTCTTGGCCCACGGCCATAACAACGGCAGGGGCTATCACGCCTTGTGCCGGTTGATCTCGGATGCGCATGAAGGTACAGCCTCCGGCCGCGGGGCCAAGGGCAGGGAGCCGGGTGTGGGCATAGTGCAGATAGCACACCGCGCCACAGGTTCCCCGGAGTCATCTGATGCAGGTTCCCCAGCTGTGCTCACGGTGCTGCTGGGCCCGTATTCTGATGTTGGACAGGCATTGCGGCACCGCCGTTATGCGGAGGCCCGCCGGCTGGCGGGTCGTTGGCGCAGCATCATGCCAGCCGGTTCCCTGGTGCTGGAAGTGGTCAACCACCTCAGTCCGCCCGGCGACAATCTCAGTACGGCCCATGCCGTCAGAATGTTGAAGCTGGCCGCTGACTTGGACTTGCCGGCAGTGCTTACAAACGCGGCGAGATACCGTCAAGTGGATGACGCCGCTACTGCAGACGTACTGGACTCCGTCCGTGCTTTAACCGCGCTCGCAAAGCTGCCGGATCTGCAGCCCAACGGCCAAGGCTGGCTCAAAAGCTCTGCCCAGATGCAGGTCCTGGCGTATGAAACCGCGCAGGAGGCAGGTACGGGCCGTGCCGGCGCCGGGGAACTGCTGGCGATGACTGAAACAGTTGCAGATCGCTGTCGGATGGATCCGTACCAGGACATGGGTTACAAGAACCCGGTGGTGCCGGAGGCATCGGTAATCGGGATCGGCCAGGACCCGGTGACAGAACTTATCCAACGTTGCGAAACAGGGATTACCGCCAGGTTCCCCGGCATCAGCGGCAAAGCCGAACATGAGCTGCGGGACCGCCTGGCCCATGAACTGGGTATTATCACCAGACTTGGTTTCGCCTCGTATTTCCTGACCGTGGCCGAGGTATCAAAGATCATCACCGATATGGGGGTCAGGGCATCGGCCCGGGGATCCGGAGCATCGAGCCTGGTGAACTATTTGCTCTACATCAGCCATGTCAACCCGTTGGCGCATGGGCTGATTTTTGAACGGTTCCTCTCCCGCGACCGTTCAACCCTGCCGGATATCGACATTGACGTGGAAAGCGCCGAACGCCATAACGTCTATCGGCAGATCTTCGAACGGTTCGGGGACCGGCGGGTGACTTTGATGAGCATGCAGAACGGCTACCGCGCTCGCGGAGCCGTCCGCGATGCCGGCCTTGCTTTGGGGATGGAAGAGGAGGACATCTCCGGCATCGCCAAACAGCTTTGGCGTTTCTCGGCCCGGAAATTCCGGGAAGCAATGGAAGAGAAGCCCGAACTTCGTGATTTTTCCGCACAGGTAGAGCAGAACAAACAGCTGGATTTGCTGGTGGATGTGACGGAGCGGCTGGATAGGCTGCCGCGGCACATTTCCATGCATCCCTGTGGTGTGATTCTGGGGGATGAATCCCTGCTGGACCGGACACCGGTCCAGCCCAGCGGACTCGGCCTGCCGATGAGCCAGTTCGACAAACACGACATGGACCCGATGGGCATGCTCAAACTCGATGTGCTCGGCGTCCGGATGCAAAGTTCCATGGCCTATGCCGTGAACGAGATTGTCCGCATCCATTCGGGAAAGGCCGCAGTTACCGCTGCCGGAAACCATCCGGTTGACGCCGGCGGCAATGGCCCTGGCTATATCGCCGAGGACGGCCGGATCAATTTGGAAGCAGTTCCGCTCGATGATGAAGAAACCTTTGAACTGATCCGCAGCACCCATACCCTGGGATGTTTCCAGATCGAATCCCCGGGCCAGCGGGAACTGGTGGGCAAAATGGCCCCCCGCAATTTTAACGACTTGATCATAGATATCTCCCTCTTCCGGCCCGGCCCAATGAAATCGGACATGGTCCGCCCCTTCCTGGAACAACGCCATGGATGGGCCCCGGAAAACTACCCGCATGCTGATCTGGAAACTGTGCTTAAAGAAACCCATGGCGTCACGGTTTTTCACGAGCAGGTTTTGCGGACCTTCGATGTTTTTACCGGCTGCGGCCTGGCCAGGGCAGACGAGTTCCGCCGCTTGCTGGGGGACGAGGGGGCGGAACCGACAGTGGAGGAATATTTCCGCCGCCAAGCCATGGAGCGCGGATACTCTATGGACACCATTGACAAGATCTGGAGCACGCTGAAAGCCTTCGGCAGTTTTGGGTTCTGCAAAGCTCACGGGGCTGCTTTTGCCGTGCCCACGTACCAGTCGGCCTGGCTGAAGGCGCACCATCCCGAAGCCTTCCTAGCCGGCCTTTGGGAGCATGACCCGGGAATGTACCCACGTAGATTGCTGGTGGCTGAAGCCCGCCGGATGGGAATCCCCATTCTGCCGTTGGATATCAACCGCAGCGCAGATATGTACAGGGTTGAGCGCATGCCTGCTGCCAACGGTGAGCCGGAAAAACTCGGAATCCGCTTGAGCCTTGCCGGGATCTACGGATTATCAGCTGCAGAGCTGAAACGCATTGTGGCCGGGCAGCCCTATGATTCCTTGGCCGATTTGCGGGCGCGGGCCAAGGTCAGCAGACCTACATTGAAACGGTTGGCCAAACTGGGAGCCTTCGACGAGCTCAACCACCTGGCCGGACGCAAGGGGACCTCCACCCGCGCGGATCTCGTCCATCACCTGGATAAGCCTCCGGTCCGCCCGGTTCCGCGCCGCTACGAACCCATCGACGGCCAGCTCTCATTCCCGCTGGGCGATCTGGAATTGAGCAACCTCAAAACATGCCTGCCGGAACCGACGATGCTGGAAAAGGTCCGCACCGAACTGGACCTGCTGGCCGTGGACGTCAGCGCGCATCTGATGGACAGCTACGCGCCGCTGCTGAAAGAACTGAAGGTAACCGCAGCCAAGGACCTGCTTTCCCTGCGCAACGGAACCCAGGTCCTGGTGGCAGGAATCCGGGTCGCCACCCAAACCCCACCCATGCGCGGAGGCCGCCGTGTGGTGTTCATCAGTGTGGATGACGGCACGGGTTGTGTGGACTGCACTTTCTTCCATGAAGCGCAGGACAAGGCCGGGCCCTTGCTGTTCGGCACCAGGCTGCTGTTAATCCAAGGACTGACGAGGAGGACGGGACCGCGGGGTATGAGTCTGCAAGCCACCGATGCCTGGGATCTTTCCCGTCCGGAGACGCTGCCCCTCGTCCGTCCGGCGGAAACACCGGTGTCTGCCCACGAGCAGCCGCACCTGCAACTCCCGGACCGTGCCATGTTGGTCGGGCTCAATATCAGCGGATAA
- a CDS encoding SOS response-associated peptidase codes for MCGRYVMARAVGDLMMECGAEVPGDFGLKESYNVAPTDDVPIVLERLIDGVVRRQLHIARWGLVPRWAKEISVGSRSFNARIESAADKPTFQDSVHTRRCAVPVDGYYEWKKFGAKTKQPYFVHRRDNAPIFFAGLYGWWKDPSKARDAEDAWLLSTTVLTAPSPSADSGSPVLRELSRLHDRYPIPMDTDTMAAWLDPTVRDGTHLLDMLRNRAYDAATDWTLEPVGSAVGNVRNNSPELIVPQPSLLDG; via the coding sequence ATGTGCGGACGATACGTCATGGCAAGGGCCGTCGGTGACCTGATGATGGAATGCGGCGCCGAAGTTCCGGGGGACTTCGGCCTCAAGGAGTCCTACAATGTGGCGCCCACGGACGACGTGCCTATCGTCTTGGAGCGGCTGATCGACGGCGTCGTCCGCCGTCAGCTGCATATCGCTCGCTGGGGCCTGGTGCCGCGCTGGGCTAAGGAGATCTCCGTCGGCTCACGTTCCTTCAACGCCAGGATTGAATCCGCCGCGGATAAACCGACCTTCCAGGATTCCGTCCATACCCGCCGCTGCGCGGTCCCGGTGGATGGCTACTACGAGTGGAAGAAGTTCGGTGCCAAGACCAAGCAGCCCTATTTCGTGCACCGCCGGGATAACGCGCCGATCTTCTTCGCCGGACTGTACGGCTGGTGGAAGGATCCGTCCAAGGCCCGGGACGCCGAAGACGCATGGCTGCTCTCCACGACCGTGCTGACAGCGCCGTCGCCATCGGCAGACAGCGGCTCGCCGGTCCTGCGGGAGCTGTCGCGGCTGCATGACAGGTACCCGATTCCGATGGACACGGACACCATGGCTGCGTGGCTGGATCCCACTGTCAGGGACGGGACGCACCTGCTGGATATGCTCCGGAACAGGGCGTACGACGCCGCCACTGACTGGACGCTGGAACCGGTAGGTTCCGCTGTGGGCAACGTCCGTAACAATTCGCCCGAACTGATCGTCCCGCAACCCTCGCTGCTGGATGGTTAG
- a CDS encoding VOC family protein: MRPHVTALTLGVRDVAASRRFYIDGLGWEPLFEQEGEIFFVQIAHGQMLGLWNVESMRGEYGDVGHNDDGPAIPVSLGQNVASRDDVDDVIAQALAAGATLVSAARNQPWGGYSGCFADPDGYRWDIVYNPGFRIDDDGAVHLGAAG; this comes from the coding sequence ATGAGACCACATGTCACCGCCCTGACCCTCGGAGTGCGGGACGTTGCCGCTTCCCGCCGCTTCTATATTGACGGCCTGGGCTGGGAACCGTTGTTCGAGCAAGAAGGCGAAATCTTCTTCGTCCAGATTGCCCACGGCCAGATGCTGGGGCTCTGGAACGTGGAAAGCATGCGCGGCGAATACGGCGACGTTGGCCATAACGACGACGGGCCGGCCATCCCGGTCTCGCTGGGCCAGAACGTCGCTAGCCGTGACGACGTGGATGATGTCATCGCGCAGGCGCTCGCCGCCGGCGCCACCCTTGTTTCGGCGGCACGTAACCAGCCGTGGGGCGGTTACAGCGGCTGCTTCGCCGATCCTGACGGCTACCGCTGGGACATCGTCTACAACCCGGGATTCAGGATCGACGACGACGGCGCCGTCCACTTGGGTGCCGCAGGCTAA
- a CDS encoding DUF4262 domain-containing protein gives MCDICNGMTQDEALEKTVRTVARYGWQLVMVSGTATEPAFGYTVGLTELPHPEILVTGRCQDDTVALINELVQMVRGHGHTLMAGIVLPLQARDVYLAPVERPEGVVLTAVSLYGPRATALQAVWADDDGCLPWEQEVPDTLTQPLYGTPPGL, from the coding sequence ATGTGCGACATCTGCAACGGAATGACGCAGGACGAGGCGCTGGAAAAGACTGTCCGCACGGTAGCCCGGTACGGCTGGCAGCTTGTCATGGTCTCCGGTACAGCGACGGAGCCGGCGTTTGGCTACACGGTCGGCCTGACCGAGCTGCCGCACCCCGAGATTCTGGTCACCGGCCGCTGCCAGGATGACACCGTAGCGCTGATCAACGAACTCGTGCAGATGGTGCGTGGCCATGGGCACACACTGATGGCGGGCATAGTCCTGCCGCTTCAGGCCCGCGATGTCTATCTGGCGCCGGTGGAGCGGCCCGAAGGTGTGGTGCTGACTGCCGTCTCGTTGTACGGCCCGCGGGCAACTGCGCTTCAGGCCGTCTGGGCGGACGACGACGGCTGCTTGCCTTGGGAGCAGGAGGTTCCGGACACTCTTACCCAGCCGCTGTACGGGACACCGCCCGGGCTATAG
- a CDS encoding S-(hydroxymethyl)mycothiol dehydrogenase translates to MVHKVRAVIAKEKNAPVSIETILVPDPGPGEALVDILTCGVCHTDLHYKQGGINDDFPFLLGHEATGVISAVGPDVTDLVPGDRVILNWRAVCGECRACKRGEAQYCFNTHNATQKMTLEDGTELSPALGIGAFAEKTLVAAGQCTKVDDDVDPAAVGLLGCGVMAGIGAAINTGEVKRGESVAVIGCGGVGIAAIAGAKLAGATTIIAVDIDDNKVELAKSLGATHGVNSKEQDPVEAIQALTGGNGADVVIEAVGRPETYKQAFYARDLAGRVVLVGVPTPDMKIELPLLDVFGRGGSLKSSWYGDCLPSRDFPMLVSHYKQGNLDLDAFVTERIGLDQIEEAFEKMHEGKVLRSVVEVA, encoded by the coding sequence ATGGTTCATAAAGTTCGGGCAGTAATTGCCAAAGAAAAGAATGCCCCGGTATCCATCGAAACCATTCTGGTACCGGATCCGGGTCCGGGGGAAGCGCTGGTGGACATCCTCACCTGCGGCGTCTGCCATACGGATCTGCACTACAAGCAGGGCGGCATCAACGATGATTTCCCGTTCCTGCTGGGACACGAGGCCACGGGTGTAATCAGCGCTGTTGGCCCCGATGTGACCGATCTTGTCCCGGGTGATCGCGTTATCCTCAACTGGCGCGCAGTGTGCGGCGAATGCCGGGCGTGCAAGCGCGGGGAGGCGCAGTACTGCTTCAACACCCACAACGCCACCCAGAAGATGACCCTTGAGGACGGCACCGAACTGTCCCCCGCCCTGGGCATCGGTGCCTTCGCCGAGAAGACGCTGGTCGCCGCGGGCCAGTGCACCAAGGTGGACGACGACGTCGACCCCGCCGCCGTGGGCCTGCTCGGCTGTGGCGTCATGGCCGGCATCGGCGCGGCAATCAACACCGGTGAGGTCAAGCGCGGCGAGTCCGTGGCCGTGATCGGCTGCGGCGGCGTGGGCATTGCGGCCATCGCCGGCGCCAAGCTGGCCGGCGCGACGACCATCATCGCCGTCGACATCGACGACAACAAAGTGGAGCTGGCCAAGTCCCTGGGCGCTACGCATGGTGTCAACTCGAAGGAGCAGGATCCGGTCGAGGCGATCCAGGCCCTCACCGGAGGCAACGGCGCCGACGTCGTTATTGAAGCTGTTGGCCGCCCGGAGACCTACAAGCAGGCGTTCTACGCCCGCGACCTGGCCGGCCGCGTGGTCCTGGTCGGCGTTCCCACGCCGGACATGAAGATCGAACTGCCGCTGCTCGACGTCTTCGGCCGCGGCGGCTCGCTGAAGTCCTCCTGGTACGGCGACTGCCTGCCCAGCCGCGACTTCCCGATGCTGGTCAGCCACTACAAGCAGGGCAACCTGGACCTCGATGCTTTCGTCACCGAGCGCATCGGCCTGGACCAGATCGAGGAAGCCTTCGAGAAGATGCACGAGGGCAAGGTGCTGCGTTCGGTGGTCGAGGTCGCATGA